The following is a genomic window from Amycolatopsis australiensis.
GCGGCTCACCGTCGTCGCCCGCGCCGGGCACCTCGGCGAGTGCCACCGCGCCCGCCAAGGGCGGCGCCGCCGTGCCGGGCGCGGACTCCGGGCTGCCGGTGAAGGCGCTTTCCGCGCTGCCGCCGCAGGCCACGGACACGTGGAAGCTCATCGAAAAGGGCGGCCCGTACCCGTATCCGCGCAACGACGACGTCGTGTTCGAAAACCGGGAGAAACGCCTGCCCGCCAAGAAGTCCGGCTACTACCACGAGTACACCGTGAAGACGCCGGGCAGCCCGGACCGCGGCGCGCGCCGGCTGATCACGGGCGCGGCGCACGAGCTGTACTACACCGGCGACCACTACGCGTCGTTCGTCGTCGTGGACCCGGCCCGATGAGCGCCTCGGAGCAGGCGAAGGCCGCCGCGGAACAGGCCTTCGCCAGGGGCGCGTACCCGCACCTGGTCAACTCGCGCCCGACCGTCGACAAGGCGAGCACGCTCAGCGCGTTCGCCGACGCACTGTCCTTTCCGGACTACTTCGGGCACAACCTCGACGCGCTGTACGACTGCCTGACCGACCTTTCGTGGCTGCCGCCGGGGGAGCACGTGCTGATCTGGCCGGGCTCGGAGGCGCTGCGCAAGGCCGAACCGAAGACGTACCTCGCGATCCGCAGCGTGCTGTCGGACGCGCAGCGCGCGCTGGGGCCGAGCGGCCGCAGCGCCGGCTCGTGGCGGCTCACGGTCGTGCTGCCGGACGCCTGAGCGGCGTCCCCGCGCGCTTGACCGTGCGGATCACCGGAGCGCTTTCGAGGCTCTGCACGCCGGGGAGCCCGGCGACGCGGCCGGTGAGGTACCGGTAGAGGTCGCGGCCGTCGCGGCAGTTCACCATCGCCGTGAGGTTCGTGGTGCCCGTGGTGGCGACGGCGAACGACGTCTCCGGGTGGCTCGCCAGCGTTTCGCCGGCTCCGGCCAGGGGACTCCGGTGCCGGCTTGAGCGCCCCAAGGCGGCCTTCGGTGCGTGTGACGCACCCAAGGTGGCCATGTCGCCACCGCCGCCCTCAGCGCGGGCGTTCGCGCCGCAGCGTCAGTCAGCGCACCCAAGGCCGCCCTCGGGCGGGTCAGTCCTGCGGGACCCAGTTCGGCTTGCGCTTCTGCGCGAACGCCAGGATCCCCTCCTGGCCTTCCTCACTGGCGAAGAACTTCGCCGACAGCGCCAGCATGTCCTCGAAGCCCTCCGACGGTGTCGCCGGGCGGGGGCGGCTCAGCAGCGCCTTCGTCTCCGCCAGTGCCTTCGGGCCGCCCGCCGCCAGTGCCTTGACGTACCGGGCCACCTCGGTGTCCAGTTCCGCGGCCGGGACCGCCGAGTTTAGCAGGCCGATCTCCACCGCGCGGCGGGCGTCGAACGTGTCGCCCGTCAGGAACAGCTCGTGGGCCGCGCGGGGGTTCAGGCGCGGCAGGACCGTCAGCGAAATGACCGCCGGGACCACGCCGATGCGGACCTCCGAAAACGCGAACGTCGCCTCCGGGACCGCCACCGCGATGTCGCACGCCGCCACCATGCCGATGCCGCCGGCGCGG
Proteins encoded in this region:
- a CDS encoding Lrp/AsnC ligand binding domain-containing protein, with amino-acid sequence MGRSSRHRSPLAGAGETLASHPETSFAVATTGTTNLTAMVNCRDGRDLYRYLTGRVAGLPGVQSLESAPVIRTVKRAGTPLRRPAARP
- a CDS encoding enoyl-CoA hydratase family protein — protein: MADELVHYDVVGGTATITLDSPHNRNALSAQLRGELSSALAAAAADDAVRVIVLTHTGPVFCAGMDLKEARGAGAGDQGVNEFPKILDQLWTSPKPVVARLAGPARAGGIGMVAACDIAVAVPEATFAFSEVRIGVVPAVISLTVLPRLNPRAAHELFLTGDTFDARRAVEIGLLNSAVPAAELDTEVARYVKALAAGGPKALAETKALLSRPRPATPSEGFEDMLALSAKFFASEEGQEGILAFAQKRKPNWVPQD
- a CDS encoding barstar family protein; its protein translation is MSASEQAKAAAEQAFARGAYPHLVNSRPTVDKASTLSAFADALSFPDYFGHNLDALYDCLTDLSWLPPGEHVLIWPGSEALRKAEPKTYLAIRSVLSDAQRALGPSGRSAGSWRLTVVLPDA
- a CDS encoding ribonuclease domain-containing protein, which codes for MFNRRRITAALIGLLVLVLGGWLVKDVLSGGSPSSPAPGTSASATAPAKGGAAVPGADSGLPVKALSALPPQATDTWKLIEKGGPYPYPRNDDVVFENREKRLPAKKSGYYHEYTVKTPGSPDRGARRLITGAAHELYYTGDHYASFVVVDPAR